In the genome of Bremerella sp. JC817, one region contains:
- a CDS encoding carcinine hydrolase/isopenicillin-N N-acyltransferase family protein — protein MPYRLKPLLAAVVLAFATLPLMSSNSVQACTTAVISGRATSDGRPILWKNRDTRDTTHQEILQLTEGKHRAIGVVNAGKTNSVWMGVNEAGFCIENSVARDLAIPGKKSGLGNGGLMKRALETCATVAEFKQLLEETDETGRTTIGNFGVIDGAGGAAMFEVGPKSHVMYDANDPETAPDGIVVRANFATTVRDLPIDPTADQLVEVPSQDRYRRACSLLKPLAGDKISVAYVLRNCTRDLSDSKLAPLPGSVNLKGNPLPPEIDTANTISRSFTVSAAVFHGVLPDEDPRLTTMWTILGEPIFSLAVPCFAATTDLSPELVGKRGAPINELANSLRTWNYFPEAETLRGDGLPDLWKELWATEDQLLAETLQQRDAWQTAPFTAEELTAFQKQQVETAYGTLRAAFLATKNEALTRISAPLPDFTLATELSESVTDR, from the coding sequence ATGCCTTACCGTTTGAAGCCGTTGCTGGCGGCAGTCGTGCTCGCCTTCGCCACGCTACCGCTCATGTCTTCCAATTCCGTCCAAGCGTGCACGACGGCCGTGATCAGTGGTCGCGCCACCAGCGATGGTCGCCCGATCTTGTGGAAGAATCGCGATACGCGTGATACGACACATCAAGAGATTTTGCAGCTAACCGAAGGAAAGCACCGAGCGATCGGCGTCGTCAACGCTGGAAAGACGAATTCGGTCTGGATGGGAGTCAACGAAGCTGGCTTCTGCATCGAGAACTCCGTCGCACGCGACCTGGCCATCCCTGGCAAGAAGAGCGGCCTCGGTAATGGTGGGTTGATGAAGCGTGCCCTGGAGACTTGTGCCACGGTCGCTGAGTTCAAGCAGTTGCTGGAGGAAACAGACGAAACCGGGCGTACCACCATCGGCAACTTCGGCGTGATCGACGGAGCAGGGGGCGCCGCAATGTTCGAGGTCGGTCCGAAGTCGCACGTGATGTACGACGCCAACGATCCCGAAACGGCCCCTGATGGAATTGTTGTCCGGGCCAACTTCGCCACAACGGTTCGGGACCTGCCGATCGACCCGACCGCTGATCAGCTTGTGGAAGTACCTTCGCAAGATCGTTACCGTCGTGCTTGTTCGTTGCTTAAGCCGCTGGCTGGAGACAAGATCAGTGTCGCCTATGTTCTCCGGAACTGTACACGTGACCTGAGCGACTCGAAACTCGCGCCGCTGCCCGGTAGCGTGAATCTGAAAGGGAATCCCCTACCGCCTGAGATTGATACCGCGAACACGATCAGTCGTTCTTTTACGGTTTCGGCGGCCGTGTTCCATGGCGTTTTACCGGATGAGGATCCTCGCCTAACGACGATGTGGACGATTCTCGGCGAGCCGATCTTCTCGCTCGCGGTTCCTTGTTTTGCAGCCACGACCGACCTCAGTCCCGAGCTCGTCGGGAAACGAGGTGCTCCGATCAACGAGTTGGCTAACTCGCTACGAACCTGGAACTACTTCCCGGAAGCGGAGACCCTCCGCGGTGACGGACTGCCTGATCTTTGGAAAGAACTGTGGGCTACGGAAGATCAGCTACTCGCCGAAACGCTACAGCAACGTGACGCATGGCAAACCGCACCATTCACGGCCGAAGAACTGACTGCCTTTCAGAAGCAGCAAGTGGAGACTGCTTATGGCACGCTGCGAGCTGCCTTCCTGGCGACGAAGAACGAAGCTCTGACGCGAATCTCGGCGCCACTTCCTGATTTCACGCTCGCCACCGAACTTTCGGAATCGGTAACCGATCGATGA
- a CDS encoding BPL-N domain-containing protein: MTLPGMKAMFAAACCLMAALTTNTLAEEATPITPIEPVKVAVYDHSGGTANGPKDLAKFLIAENGFQMTIVTAQEIRDGVLMNGFDVLVMPGGMASAQAKNLEESGRDEVRRYVKSGGGYVGICAGAYLSTTYKPWALGIVNAKVWDLAHWARGTGMVKLEMTPSGCSTLKMPKDQVEVYYGQGPMIVPGNDPDLPGYEILATYGSEIAAKGAPEGAMVGMHAIVRTMYGQGRVVAFSPHPEKKYGPESLMAEGIRWAGRGD; the protein is encoded by the coding sequence ATGACCCTACCTGGAATGAAGGCCATGTTTGCCGCAGCGTGCTGCCTGATGGCTGCGCTGACGACCAATACCCTGGCAGAAGAAGCCACGCCCATCACCCCAATCGAGCCCGTCAAGGTTGCGGTGTACGACCACTCCGGCGGTACCGCCAATGGACCGAAGGATCTCGCCAAGTTTTTGATCGCCGAAAATGGTTTTCAGATGACCATCGTCACGGCGCAAGAGATCCGCGATGGCGTCTTGATGAATGGTTTCGACGTACTGGTGATGCCTGGGGGAATGGCCAGTGCCCAAGCCAAGAACCTCGAAGAATCAGGACGAGACGAAGTTCGACGTTACGTGAAATCAGGCGGCGGCTATGTCGGCATCTGTGCCGGAGCTTACCTGAGCACTACGTACAAACCATGGGCGCTCGGTATCGTGAATGCCAAGGTTTGGGATCTGGCGCACTGGGCACGGGGAACCGGCATGGTGAAGCTCGAGATGACTCCTTCCGGTTGCTCGACTTTGAAGATGCCTAAGGATCAGGTGGAAGTCTACTACGGTCAGGGTCCCATGATCGTCCCAGGGAACGACCCCGACCTGCCAGGGTACGAGATCCTGGCGACTTATGGTTCGGAGATCGCCGCCAAAGGTGCTCCCGAAGGAGCAATGGTGGGCATGCATGCGATCGTCCGCACGATGTATGGACAAGGCCGCGTCGTGGCATTCAGTCCTCATCCCGAGAAAAAGTACGGGCCCGAATCGCTGATGGCGGAAGGGATCCGCTGGGCAGGACGAGGAGACTGA
- a CDS encoding aldo/keto reductase produces MKFTHIGIDRCQVSAVALGCAGMTDLYGQRDDQESIATIHAALDAGLNFLDTADMYGPFSNELLIADAVRDRRDQAFIATKFGTLRDASDKQKRGTCGRPDYVKSSCDGSLTRLGIDTIDLYYQHRVDVAVPIEETVGAMKELVEAGKVRYLGLSEASVATLTRAQSVHRIDSLQTEYSIWSRDAEDIGVIDYCRQHNILFVACSPLGRGFLTGQITSFDDLAEDDYRRHSPRFQGDNFQKNLEVLAELQAVAHAHGRTPAQLALAWLMKKEPQMVPLFGTKKVKYLRENLQAFDFTLSEAEMQQIATVAPENAFAGERYTDELMKLLNA; encoded by the coding sequence ATGAAGTTTACTCACATCGGAATCGATCGCTGCCAGGTATCCGCCGTCGCGTTGGGCTGCGCCGGGATGACCGACCTGTATGGCCAACGGGACGATCAAGAATCAATCGCCACGATTCACGCCGCACTCGACGCAGGCCTTAACTTTCTCGACACGGCCGACATGTATGGTCCGTTCAGCAACGAACTGCTGATTGCCGATGCCGTCCGCGACCGACGTGACCAAGCCTTCATTGCGACCAAATTCGGTACGCTGCGTGACGCCAGCGACAAACAAAAGCGGGGCACATGCGGTCGTCCCGATTACGTCAAATCTTCTTGCGACGGTTCCCTCACGCGGCTGGGCATCGACACCATCGACCTCTATTACCAGCACCGCGTAGATGTTGCGGTTCCCATTGAAGAGACCGTCGGCGCGATGAAGGAACTGGTGGAAGCGGGTAAGGTTCGATACCTCGGCCTTTCCGAGGCATCTGTGGCGACCCTCACGCGAGCCCAGTCAGTTCATCGGATCGACTCGTTGCAGACCGAGTACTCGATCTGGAGTCGCGATGCCGAAGACATCGGCGTGATCGATTATTGTCGTCAGCACAATATTCTCTTCGTCGCTTGTAGTCCGCTGGGACGCGGGTTTCTCACCGGGCAAATTACGTCGTTCGACGACCTGGCAGAGGATGACTACCGCCGTCACTCGCCACGTTTCCAAGGCGACAACTTTCAGAAGAACCTGGAAGTGCTCGCGGAATTGCAAGCAGTCGCCCATGCCCATGGCCGTACGCCTGCCCAACTGGCATTGGCCTGGCTTATGAAGAAAGAACCCCAGATGGTTCCGCTCTTTGGGACCAAGAAGGTGAAGTACCTCCGCGAAAACCTGCAAGCGTTCGACTTCACTTTGAGCGAAGCCGAGATGCAACAGATCGCCACCGTCGCACCGGAAAACGCATTTGCTGGCGAACGTTATACGGACGAACTGATGAAGTTGTTGAATGCCTGA
- a CDS encoding GlxA family transcriptional regulator — MIGHNKAQYSRFQSRGTPDSVGYMLPSPITFLLLPEFTSMALFSVVEALRVANRYAPTQFEWNLTSLDGKPVSDCNGIEVCVKQSFADLAQPPGTVLVVGGNTPERFRSPELFSKLRWLSSQGTLLGGIDTAQQLLAVGGLLDGYRVTVHWENASAFRERFRQSELTLNLFEFDRNRVTCAGGTAGIDMVLHAIEAEHGRDIAIRVAEHFMHERIRNGSEGQRLKTTDRWDIHHVKLIKSIELMEAELEEPLSTAELASAVCLSSRQLSRLFKEHLQVSPGQFYLELRLDRAHQMVIHSEMSVNSIAFACGFQSQSHFSRVYREKFGVSPRQTRRREAKRQFPTMQAPN; from the coding sequence GTGATCGGACATAACAAAGCACAATATTCTCGGTTTCAGTCGCGGGGCACGCCTGACTCGGTTGGCTATATGTTGCCATCACCGATCACGTTCCTGCTGTTGCCTGAATTCACGTCGATGGCCCTCTTTTCGGTTGTCGAGGCATTGCGTGTTGCTAATCGCTACGCTCCTACGCAGTTCGAGTGGAACCTGACATCGCTCGATGGCAAACCAGTGAGCGATTGCAACGGCATTGAAGTGTGCGTTAAGCAAAGCTTTGCAGATCTGGCCCAGCCACCAGGGACTGTGTTGGTCGTCGGAGGGAATACGCCCGAGCGATTTCGATCGCCAGAGTTGTTCTCGAAGCTACGTTGGCTATCAAGCCAGGGAACGCTTCTCGGCGGGATCGATACAGCCCAGCAGCTCTTGGCGGTTGGCGGTTTGCTGGATGGCTACCGCGTGACGGTTCACTGGGAAAATGCTTCGGCATTTCGCGAGCGGTTTCGCCAATCGGAGCTGACGTTGAATCTGTTCGAGTTCGATCGCAACCGCGTGACCTGTGCTGGCGGTACCGCGGGGATAGATATGGTGTTGCATGCGATCGAAGCGGAACATGGTCGCGACATCGCGATTCGCGTGGCGGAACATTTCATGCACGAGCGAATCCGTAATGGCTCGGAAGGCCAACGACTAAAGACCACCGATCGCTGGGACATCCATCACGTCAAGCTGATCAAGTCGATCGAACTGATGGAAGCGGAGCTTGAAGAACCGCTCAGCACGGCGGAACTCGCCTCGGCGGTTTGCTTGTCATCGCGGCAATTATCGCGACTGTTCAAAGAACATCTACAGGTCAGCCCAGGGCAGTTCTACCTGGAACTCCGTCTGGATCGAGCTCATCAGATGGTGATCCATAGCGAAATGAGTGTGAATTCAATTGCGTTTGCCTGTGGGTTTCAATCGCAGTCACATTTCTCGCGGGTCTATCGCGAAAAGTTCGGCGTGTCGCCGCGACAGACGCGCCGACGAGAGGCGAAACGCCAGTTTCCGACGATGCAGGCTCCCAACTAA
- a CDS encoding aminotransferase class III-fold pyridoxal phosphate-dependent enzyme — protein sequence MQNYWMPFTANRSFKAAPRLITSAEGVHLIDPDGRRILDGSSGLFCVPAGHCRPEIAKAVSEQLRKLDYTSPFQFSHPGGFRLAEKIASLTPPGLDRIFFANSGSESVDTAMKMALAYHRANGQPSRQRFVSRELAYHGVNFGGLSCGGMVKNREGFGTLLPGVVHMRHTQSQKGTFTRGQADSGHDLADDLQRAIDLHGAESIAAVIVEPVVGSVGILVPPKGYLQRLRQIASQHGILLIFDEVITGFGRTGNRFAAQTFDVQPDLITMAKALTNGSMPMGAVAAGTHIYDTITSAAPENGIEFFHGYTYSAHPVATAAALATIEIFETDGLFEQAADLIGPFQEAVYSLQELPLVTDIRSFGLLAGIDLAPAERFGQRGFAALKKLFEAGLMVRVTNDTIILAPPFVMTPKQIEQMVSIVKDVVTRL from the coding sequence ATGCAGAACTACTGGATGCCGTTCACGGCCAATCGTTCTTTCAAGGCTGCCCCCCGGTTGATCACTTCAGCCGAAGGAGTGCACCTGATCGATCCTGATGGACGACGAATTCTCGACGGCTCGTCCGGATTGTTTTGCGTCCCGGCTGGTCACTGTCGTCCAGAGATCGCGAAGGCGGTCAGCGAACAGCTCCGCAAGCTCGATTACACCTCTCCCTTTCAGTTCTCGCATCCTGGCGGATTTCGTCTCGCTGAAAAGATTGCCTCGCTGACACCGCCTGGTCTCGATCGCATCTTCTTCGCCAATTCCGGATCCGAGTCAGTCGACACCGCGATGAAAATGGCCCTCGCATATCACCGCGCGAATGGTCAGCCGTCGCGTCAACGTTTCGTCTCTCGAGAACTGGCTTACCACGGCGTGAACTTTGGCGGACTATCTTGCGGCGGAATGGTGAAGAACCGGGAAGGCTTCGGCACGCTTCTGCCAGGAGTCGTCCACATGCGCCATACCCAGAGTCAAAAAGGGACCTTTACCAGGGGCCAAGCCGATTCAGGACACGATTTGGCAGATGACCTGCAGCGAGCAATTGACTTGCACGGAGCCGAAAGCATCGCCGCGGTGATTGTCGAACCGGTGGTTGGGTCGGTCGGTATTCTGGTTCCTCCGAAGGGCTATCTTCAGCGTTTACGTCAGATTGCCAGTCAGCATGGAATTCTCTTGATCTTCGACGAAGTGATCACCGGCTTCGGTCGAACTGGCAACCGATTCGCCGCCCAGACCTTCGACGTACAGCCCGATCTGATCACGATGGCCAAGGCGCTGACCAATGGGTCGATGCCGATGGGGGCCGTCGCCGCGGGCACGCATATCTACGACACCATTACGAGCGCGGCGCCGGAAAACGGAATCGAGTTCTTCCACGGTTACACCTATTCCGCCCACCCGGTGGCAACCGCGGCCGCCCTGGCCACGATCGAGATTTTCGAGACCGACGGTCTGTTTGAGCAGGCCGCCGACCTGATCGGACCATTTCAAGAAGCAGTCTATTCACTGCAAGAGCTGCCTCTGGTAACCGACATCCGTAGCTTCGGATTGTTGGCAGGAATTGACCTGGCCCCTGCGGAACGTTTTGGGCAGCGTGGTTTCGCTGCTCTTAAGAAGCTGTTCGAGGCGGGCCTAATGGTTCGTGTGACGAACGACACGATCATCCTGGCACCCCCGTTCGTGATGACCCCCAAGCAGATCGAGCAAATGGTCAGCATCGTCAAGGATGTCGTTACTCGTTTGTAG
- a CDS encoding aliphatic sulfonate ABC transporter substrate-binding protein: protein MQTETSPSWHPVAWIVTICAAIVIGGCSPATIAPEDQTVRVCLQPIPAYAPLWVAKRKGWLQEALSEKKLGTVEWSTMRDGPLQNEAFAAGLIDVALTADTPAIIGRSAGLEFKVVGLIASCPQSLAVLVPKDSRVKNMADLKGKKIAATKGSFCHHLLALALQREGMSLADVRFINMSGPEINTSLQSGHIDAGVTWEPYISQMIGSGSAKVLLDGTGLKNGNEVIVATNRLIESSPQVIDALLEVAERGKLYISEHPSEAASLISGDVGMPPEQLVGIFSKNHYLPPIDVATTDELDATQAFLHDLGVNRNKVDINQFVEMKFQDDHSSEVEATP, encoded by the coding sequence ATGCAAACCGAAACGTCACCAAGTTGGCACCCAGTTGCCTGGATAGTCACCATTTGCGCGGCCATCGTGATCGGAGGGTGTAGTCCCGCGACAATTGCACCGGAAGATCAAACGGTCCGTGTCTGCTTACAGCCCATTCCAGCTTACGCTCCGCTGTGGGTTGCCAAACGTAAAGGATGGCTGCAAGAGGCACTGAGCGAAAAGAAGCTCGGAACCGTCGAGTGGTCAACGATGCGAGACGGTCCACTTCAAAACGAAGCCTTCGCTGCCGGTCTGATCGATGTCGCGCTTACCGCCGATACGCCAGCGATCATCGGTCGATCGGCAGGACTCGAATTCAAAGTGGTCGGACTGATCGCATCATGTCCGCAAAGCCTGGCCGTATTGGTGCCGAAAGACTCCCGCGTCAAGAATATGGCCGACCTGAAGGGTAAGAAGATCGCGGCCACGAAGGGATCATTCTGTCATCACTTGCTGGCGTTGGCTTTACAGCGCGAAGGAATGAGTCTGGCCGACGTTCGCTTCATCAACATGTCAGGGCCGGAAATTAACACCAGCCTTCAGTCGGGGCACATCGATGCAGGCGTCACGTGGGAGCCCTATATTTCGCAAATGATCGGAAGCGGCTCGGCCAAGGTGCTGCTGGACGGCACCGGCCTGAAGAATGGTAACGAAGTGATTGTGGCAACCAATCGCCTCATCGAGTCTTCACCGCAAGTGATTGATGCACTGCTGGAGGTGGCCGAGCGTGGAAAGCTGTACATCTCGGAACACCCTTCCGAAGCCGCTTCACTCATCAGCGGCGATGTCGGCATGCCGCCAGAACAACTGGTCGGGATCTTCAGCAAGAACCATTACCTGCCGCCGATCGACGTGGCGACGACCGATGAACTGGATGCCACGCAGGCGTTCCTGCATGATCTGGGCGTCAATCGAAACAAAGTCGACATCAACCAGTTTGTTGAAATGAAATTCCAGGACGATCATTCGTCCGAAGTCGAGGCAACCCCATGA
- a CDS encoding ABC transporter permease produces MNNIAWRIWLPVAVIAIWQALSSGGVITPLLLPSPITVATSAWGLISSGELLQHIGVSLIRVFEGFSMAAIAGIALGSAIGLWSRFDQTCDWLLQTLKPIPPIGWFPLAVLWFGIGEVSKVFIIFLGAFFPILINVVDGIRQTDQRYIELARVHEIGWWKFFSKVIVPGALPSILTGLRIGIGFAWTCVVAAELIAAEAGIGYLIVDARLTFHADVVIVGMLTIGVLGTLMDLGLRQLDMRLVRWKQPLRTASM; encoded by the coding sequence ATGAATAACATTGCCTGGCGAATCTGGCTGCCAGTGGCCGTGATTGCCATTTGGCAGGCGTTGTCGAGTGGCGGCGTGATCACGCCGCTGCTTCTCCCGTCGCCGATCACAGTAGCAACGAGTGCCTGGGGACTGATTTCCAGCGGCGAACTGCTGCAACACATTGGTGTCAGTCTGATCCGAGTGTTTGAAGGCTTTAGCATGGCAGCCATCGCAGGCATTGCCCTCGGCTCGGCCATTGGGCTTTGGTCGCGCTTCGATCAAACCTGTGATTGGCTACTGCAAACCCTCAAGCCCATTCCACCGATTGGCTGGTTTCCGCTGGCTGTTTTGTGGTTTGGAATTGGTGAGGTATCGAAGGTGTTCATCATCTTCCTGGGGGCTTTCTTTCCGATTCTGATCAACGTGGTCGACGGTATCCGCCAGACCGACCAACGTTACATCGAACTGGCTCGGGTCCATGAGATTGGCTGGTGGAAGTTCTTCTCGAAAGTGATCGTGCCGGGGGCGCTACCATCGATCCTCACGGGGCTGCGAATTGGAATTGGCTTTGCATGGACCTGCGTGGTCGCCGCCGAACTGATCGCAGCCGAGGCAGGCATTGGCTACTTAATCGTCGATGCCCGGCTTACGTTTCATGCCGATGTCGTAATTGTCGGAATGTTGACGATTGGTGTGTTGGGGACGCTCATGGATCTCGGGCTGCGGCAGTTGGATATGCGACTGGTGCGGTGGAAGCAACCGCTGCGAACGGCGTCGATGTAG
- a CDS encoding serine hydrolase — MRWAILLCLLSMASHNLAADDTELPQITPSDAGIDCDVLCEMSQWIRREKLDVRAMVLLRDGKLVMEWYAADVTREHNHNTFSVTKSVVATLAGIAIQQGEVPGVNASLATLLPQSKSVAEADQKQTISLKQLLTMSSGFPVTRGNRPNSDPLRQLFDQVHNASDRNRFVLGLPLDRSPGSSFAYNNNDPQLVAAIVREAYDTNLVTIAERKLFTPLQFHNVEWMFRDGKGNPPGGYGLRLRAIDMAKLGQLYLQQGRWNGETIFDAALCREATSDQTGTGYGYFWWTAPDGEGEKTFAAKGVRGQLIYVDPANRIVFAVASDLPPEKVRPVIAKLTKDLLPKAITPWQATEKDPESEQRWEAELARAAQYRSPHRDGLPGVRLPQLAH, encoded by the coding sequence GTGCGTTGGGCGATTCTGCTATGCCTCTTAAGTATGGCCAGCCACAACTTAGCTGCTGACGATACCGAGTTGCCTCAAATTACTCCAAGCGACGCGGGGATTGATTGCGATGTCCTATGCGAGATGTCGCAGTGGATTCGTCGCGAGAAGCTGGATGTCCGGGCAATGGTTTTGTTGCGTGACGGAAAGCTGGTCATGGAGTGGTATGCTGCCGACGTCACCCGTGAGCACAACCACAACACCTTCTCAGTGACCAAGAGTGTCGTCGCGACGCTGGCCGGAATTGCAATTCAGCAAGGTGAGGTGCCAGGCGTTAATGCCAGCTTGGCTACCTTGCTTCCTCAATCGAAAAGCGTTGCTGAAGCAGACCAAAAGCAAACGATCTCGTTAAAGCAACTGTTGACGATGAGCTCTGGGTTTCCGGTCACCCGTGGTAACCGACCCAACTCCGATCCGCTGCGTCAGCTCTTCGATCAGGTTCACAATGCATCTGATCGCAATCGGTTCGTGCTCGGTTTACCACTCGACCGCAGTCCAGGCAGTTCCTTCGCCTACAACAACAACGATCCCCAGTTAGTTGCGGCCATCGTGCGCGAAGCTTACGACACCAATCTGGTCACGATTGCTGAAAGGAAGCTGTTCACACCTCTTCAGTTTCACAACGTGGAATGGATGTTTCGTGATGGCAAAGGAAATCCGCCAGGCGGGTATGGCCTTCGCCTGCGGGCGATCGACATGGCCAAGCTTGGCCAACTCTATCTGCAGCAAGGTCGATGGAACGGCGAAACGATCTTCGATGCTGCCTTGTGCCGGGAAGCGACTTCGGACCAGACGGGGACTGGCTATGGCTATTTCTGGTGGACCGCTCCCGATGGGGAAGGAGAGAAGACGTTCGCAGCGAAAGGGGTGCGGGGGCAATTGATTTATGTCGACCCCGCGAACCGTATTGTGTTCGCCGTGGCATCTGACTTGCCGCCTGAAAAGGTGCGACCCGTGATCGCAAAGTTGACGAAAGACCTGTTGCCGAAAGCAATCACCCCCTGGCAAGCGACCGAGAAAGATCCGGAATCAGAGCAGCGATGGGAAGCGGAATTGGCGCGAGCTGCTCAATACCGCTCTCCGCATCGCGACGGATTGCCTGGGGTGCGTCTGCCTCAACTCGCCCACTAG
- a CDS encoding ABC transporter ATP-binding protein encodes MANKIISWVTGRTSDQARELTEDNSAVEPLGRPIGGNGLQIEHCGKSFQVHHNDVLVLNDINLTIHPGEFFCLVGGSGCGKSTLLKMIAGLEPASSGTIRVGGRKVTKPGLDRGMVFQEHRLLPWLTVRQNIDFGLRESVIHGREAIVQEHIRLVGLEGFENAFPGQLSGGMAQRVGLARALVNRPEVLLLDEPLGALDALTRQQMQHEILRIWEAEKTTMVLVTHDIDEALFLADRVAVIGDKPGVVRDIFEVNLPRPRSRGNAAYDSLRQELWDAIFRPSATKAVTTGAEAFPLHETGKTTDTIACLVK; translated from the coding sequence TTGGCAAACAAGATCATATCTTGGGTCACCGGACGAACTTCGGACCAGGCTCGCGAATTGACGGAAGACAATTCAGCCGTCGAGCCATTGGGGCGACCGATCGGTGGAAATGGTCTTCAAATCGAACATTGCGGCAAATCCTTTCAGGTCCATCACAACGATGTGCTGGTACTGAACGATATCAACCTGACGATCCACCCGGGTGAGTTCTTTTGCCTGGTTGGAGGAAGTGGCTGCGGCAAGAGCACGCTTCTGAAAATGATCGCAGGGCTTGAACCGGCAAGTTCCGGCACCATTCGCGTGGGCGGTCGCAAGGTGACCAAACCGGGCCTCGACCGCGGAATGGTCTTTCAAGAGCACCGATTACTTCCTTGGTTAACGGTCCGCCAAAACATCGATTTCGGGCTTCGCGAGTCGGTGATTCACGGTCGTGAAGCGATTGTTCAAGAACATATTCGGCTGGTGGGTCTCGAAGGCTTCGAGAACGCCTTTCCTGGGCAGTTATCAGGCGGAATGGCGCAACGAGTCGGACTTGCCAGAGCACTCGTCAACCGGCCCGAAGTGCTGTTGCTGGATGAGCCACTGGGCGCCTTGGATGCCCTGACTCGGCAACAGATGCAACACGAAATTCTGCGGATATGGGAAGCAGAAAAGACGACCATGGTCCTCGTCACCCATGACATTGACGAGGCACTCTTTCTGGCGGATCGCGTGGCGGTGATCGGTGACAAGCCAGGCGTTGTCCGCGACATATTCGAGGTCAATCTGCCCCGACCACGAAGTCGCGGCAACGCCGCTTACGACAGTCTCCGGCAAGAGCTTTGGGACGCAATCTTTCGACCCAGTGCAACCAAAGCGGTTACCACTGGTGCGGAAGCGTTCCCACTCCATGAAACCGGAAAGACAACAGACACTATCGCGTGCCTGGTGAAGTAG